In one Solanum dulcamara chromosome 1, daSolDulc1.2, whole genome shotgun sequence genomic region, the following are encoded:
- the LOC129893175 gene encoding uncharacterized protein LOC129893175, with protein MEAVIPTEVKIPLLRIIQEAKLSNVNWVCHQIEHLALIDEKRMTDICHGQLYYQRMSCAFNKRVRPRMFEVGQLALKHIFPHQDEYKGKFAPNWQGQYMVLKVLFGDALILSEMDGQEWLKPIKSDAVKRYYL; from the coding sequence ATGGAAGCAGTCATACCTACCGAAGTCAAAATACCTTTGTTAAGAATCATTCAAGAAGCTAAATTGAGTAATGTCAATTGGGTTTGCCATCAAATTGAGCATTTGGCCTTGATTGATGAAAAAAGAATGACCGATATTTGCCATGGTCAATTGTACTATCAAAGGATGAGTTGTGCTTTCAACAAACGAGTGAGACCAAGAATGTTTGAAGTTGGTCAATTGGCTCTCAAACACATTTTTCCACATCAAGATGAGTATAAAGGAAAGTTCGCACCAAATTGGCAAGGACAATATATGGTTCTCAAAGTATTATTTGGAGATGCCCTAATATTGTCAGAAATGGATGGTCAAGAGTGGCTGAAACCAATCAAATCAGATGCTGTCAAGAGATACTACCTTTGA